The Manis javanica isolate MJ-LG chromosome 4, MJ_LKY, whole genome shotgun sequence genome contains a region encoding:
- the PPP1R8 gene encoding nuclear inhibitor of protein phosphatase 1 isoform X4, producing MVQTAVVPVKKKRMEGPGSLGLEESGSRRMQNFAFSGGLYGGLPPTHSEAGSQPHGIHGTALIGGLPMPYPNLAPDVDLTPVVPSAVNMNPAPNPAVYNPEAVNEPKKKKYAKEAWPGKKPTPSLLI from the exons ATGGTGCAGACTGCAGTGGTCCCAGTTAAG AAAAAGCGGATGGAGGGCCCTGGCTCCCTAGGCCTGGAGGAATCAGGGAGCAGGCGCATGCAGAACTTTGCATTCAGTGGCGGACTCTACGGGGGCCTGCCTCCCACACACAGTGAAGCCGGCTCCCAGCCGCATGGCATCCACGGGACAGCACTCATTGGTGGCTTGCCCATGCCATACCCGAACCTTGCCCCAGATGTAGACTTGACTCCCGTTGTGCCGTCAGCTGTGAACATGAACCCTGCACCAAACCCTGCGGTCTATAACCCTGAAGCTGTCAACGAGCCCAAGAAGAAGAAATACGCAAAAGAGGCTTGGCCGGGCAAGAAGCCCACACCTTCCTTACTGATTTGA